From a single Bacillus pumilus genomic region:
- a CDS encoding tripartite tricarboxylate transporter substrate-binding protein has product MKKGICLVIMICLCLSLTFNEKRAGESFLNQNPLYIVVSGVPDGGFDQTAQVMKSVLEQEKLVKRPVNILYQRGGTVDKGWTYMMERDAHYISLNSSLLLSRNLLGSSNVTMNDVTPLAILAEEWQVVAVPVDSPFANGKELLHTLKKKPDSLKIGFAPDFGNDDQISFARAAEMAEIDPYRIQFLKFDSADDLFQALIDHEVDAATTTITEVRHDYEKKRLKLVATTTNQRLEGFEDVPTWKEQGIPLIFSHWRGVMGPKQMDQHDIREWDQLLYQMTQTKSWKKQMKQKGWTSRYRNSKEAKVFMEDQLRRYEQFIQGEQAVE; this is encoded by the coding sequence ATGAAAAAAGGAATATGCCTTGTTATCATGATCTGCCTTTGTCTATCGCTCACCTTTAATGAAAAAAGAGCAGGAGAGTCTTTTCTGAATCAGAATCCATTATATATTGTGGTGTCTGGTGTCCCTGACGGCGGCTTTGATCAAACAGCTCAGGTAATGAAATCAGTGCTTGAACAAGAGAAGCTAGTGAAACGGCCGGTGAATATCCTCTATCAAAGAGGCGGAACGGTGGATAAAGGATGGACTTATATGATGGAGCGAGATGCCCATTATATTAGTTTGAATTCAAGCTTATTATTAAGCCGTAATTTACTAGGCAGCAGTAACGTGACCATGAACGATGTCACCCCGCTCGCCATTCTTGCTGAAGAGTGGCAGGTTGTTGCAGTCCCTGTTGACTCTCCTTTCGCAAATGGGAAGGAGTTATTACACACACTAAAGAAAAAACCAGATTCCTTAAAGATTGGGTTTGCCCCTGACTTTGGAAACGATGATCAAATCTCATTCGCACGAGCTGCCGAAATGGCAGAAATTGATCCATACCGCATTCAGTTTTTGAAATTTGACAGTGCAGATGATTTGTTTCAAGCGCTGATTGACCATGAGGTGGATGCAGCCACGACCACGATCACAGAGGTTCGTCATGATTATGAAAAGAAAAGGCTAAAGCTTGTGGCAACCACAACGAATCAGCGTTTAGAGGGATTTGAAGATGTGCCGACTTGGAAAGAGCAAGGCATCCCGCTCATCTTTTCTCATTGGCGTGGTGTGATGGGACCAAAACAGATGGATCAGCACGACATTCGTGAATGGGATCAGCTTCTTTATCAAATGACACAAACGAAGTCTTGGAAAAAGCAAATGAAGCAAAAGGGCTGGACAAGTCGTTACAGGAACAGCAAAGAGGCTAAGGTTTTTATGGAAGATCAATTAAGACGATATGAGCAGTTTATTCAAGGAGAACAAGCGGTCGAGTGA
- a CDS encoding citrate:proton symporter, with product MLAILGFLMMVVFMVLIMTKRMSVLTALVLTPIAFALIAGFHFTEISDMIVKGVQQVAPTAVMIMFAILYFGIMIDAGLFDPMVAKILNIVKGDPLKIVVGTAVLTMLVALDGDGTTTYMITTTAMLPLFTLLGIRPIILAGIAGVGMGIMNTIPWGGATPRAASALGVDPSLLFGPMIPVVGAGVLSMIVVAYFLGKSERKRLGVIELEQPIHANEMAAALQDDIKRPKLWWFNLTLTLLLVLLLVSGKVSLTVLFVLAFCVAIIVNYPNLEQQRERIAAHSTNVLAIASMIFAAGVFTGILTGTKMVDEMAISIVSAIPEQLGGFIPVIVALTSGIFTFFMPNDAYFYGVLPILSETAAAYGVDQIEIARASIIGQPIHMLSPLVPSTHLLVGLVGVSLDQHQKFGMKWAVLAVVAMTVMSVLIGAISIW from the coding sequence GTGCTAGCAATCTTAGGATTTCTTATGATGGTTGTATTTATGGTTTTGATTATGACGAAACGTATGTCTGTTTTAACGGCATTGGTGTTAACACCAATTGCATTTGCTCTTATTGCTGGATTTCATTTTACTGAAATTTCAGACATGATTGTCAAAGGTGTACAGCAAGTTGCACCGACAGCGGTCATGATTATGTTTGCGATTTTGTATTTTGGCATTATGATTGATGCAGGTTTATTTGATCCAATGGTGGCAAAAATTTTAAACATTGTGAAAGGCGATCCATTAAAAATTGTTGTCGGCACAGCTGTCCTGACCATGCTTGTCGCACTTGATGGTGACGGAACCACAACGTATATGATTACAACAACAGCGATGCTTCCGTTATTTACGCTGCTTGGCATCCGGCCGATTATTTTAGCGGGAATTGCTGGAGTCGGCATGGGAATTATGAATACGATTCCATGGGGAGGAGCTACACCTAGAGCGGCGAGTGCACTTGGCGTTGACCCGTCACTTTTATTTGGTCCGATGATTCCGGTCGTTGGTGCAGGGGTTTTGAGTATGATTGTTGTGGCATACTTTCTTGGGAAGTCTGAAAGAAAACGGCTTGGTGTCATTGAACTCGAACAGCCGATTCATGCAAATGAAATGGCAGCGGCACTACAGGATGATATCAAACGACCAAAACTTTGGTGGTTTAACCTGACACTTACGTTGTTATTGGTGCTTCTTCTTGTCTCAGGAAAGGTCAGCTTAACGGTTCTATTTGTACTTGCATTCTGTGTGGCGATTATCGTGAACTATCCGAACCTTGAACAGCAGCGTGAGCGGATTGCGGCTCATTCAACCAACGTTTTAGCCATAGCTTCGATGATATTTGCGGCAGGTGTTTTTACAGGTATCTTAACGGGGACGAAAATGGTCGATGAAATGGCGATTTCGATTGTATCTGCGATTCCAGAGCAGCTTGGCGGCTTTATTCCAGTCATTGTTGCGTTAACAAGCGGGATATTTACGTTCTTTATGCCAAATGATGCATACTTTTACGGGGTACTGCCGATCCTATCAGAAACAGCGGCAGCATATGGTGTCGATCAAATTGAGATTGCGAGAGCTTCTATTATTGGTCAGCCGATTCATATGTTAAGCCCACTTGTTCCATCGACTCATTTACTTGTTGGACTTGTTGGCGTATCACTGGATCAGCATCAGAAATTTGGTATGAAATGGGCTGTGCTTGCAGTCGTTGCCATGACGGTCATGTCGGTACTCATTGGGGCCATCTCCATTTGGTAA
- a CDS encoding M14 family metallopeptidase, translating to MSKRKGTILFATVCLIAGSLSMMSPASAHADTPYYGKNYEQPASVKKLYPEPDETFDTPAFQKKGEAFTTQEELQAFLRDIVRKSPYATQKQIGTSIEGRSIPALYFTKDRQISPLSKKPTIWLQAQIHGNEPASGESALVIAKRLAGDQGERILNHVNIIIVPRINPDGSYAFDRRLANGMDGNRDHMTLESPELTALHQEFNRYAPEVVIDAHEYDVGQKNFEDIGSAGALKYHDLLILSGKNLNIPESIRLASNELYVSGVRETLTNQGFSNDLYYTSTRGKDGKIDLYEGGTDARIGRNALALSPALSFLVESRGIGIGREDFTRRVAAQVTTHEKIIETTVKHAKQVKQQLVKERLKLVKKGLQSNDDDQVIIQDDFKAPVDDSLEMVDIEKGQTINVPVHFHSASDAVPVLSRERPTAYLVLPGHEGVERKLKTLGLKSITLPASVKVPVQAYQVTKRDEKSKTDIQLETELTQKKRQLPKGTKVYVTAQPQTNLLSLALEPESKDSYMSSGFIASKVGDELPVYRFLLSQKTLGIR from the coding sequence ATGTCCAAACGAAAAGGCACGATTCTTTTTGCTACCGTATGCCTCATAGCAGGAAGTTTGTCGATGATGAGCCCAGCTTCAGCTCATGCAGATACCCCTTATTATGGAAAGAATTATGAACAGCCAGCCTCAGTGAAAAAGCTATACCCTGAGCCGGATGAGACGTTCGATACCCCTGCCTTTCAGAAAAAAGGAGAAGCCTTTACCACACAAGAAGAGCTTCAAGCATTTTTACGTGATATTGTCCGCAAAAGTCCTTACGCTACGCAGAAACAGATTGGAACATCCATTGAAGGACGATCCATTCCAGCCCTCTACTTTACAAAGGATCGTCAAATCTCTCCACTTTCAAAAAAGCCAACGATCTGGCTTCAAGCACAAATACATGGAAATGAACCAGCCTCCGGTGAATCTGCTCTCGTCATCGCAAAACGGTTAGCAGGTGATCAAGGGGAGCGTATACTCAACCATGTCAATATCATCATTGTTCCGAGAATAAATCCTGACGGTTCTTATGCGTTTGACCGCAGGCTTGCAAATGGAATGGATGGAAACCGTGATCATATGACCTTAGAATCTCCAGAACTCACAGCTCTGCATCAAGAATTTAATCGGTATGCACCAGAAGTGGTCATTGATGCCCATGAATACGATGTAGGCCAAAAGAATTTTGAAGATATCGGTTCAGCAGGTGCCCTCAAATATCACGATTTACTAATATTATCAGGGAAAAACTTAAATATTCCTGAAAGCATCCGGCTGGCGTCAAATGAATTATACGTGAGCGGCGTCCGTGAAACATTGACGAATCAAGGGTTTTCTAATGATTTATATTACACAAGCACAAGAGGAAAGGATGGAAAGATTGATCTCTATGAAGGCGGAACTGATGCGAGAATTGGCCGAAATGCCTTGGCATTATCGCCAGCTCTGTCATTTCTTGTAGAAAGCAGAGGGATTGGGATTGGAAGAGAGGATTTTACCCGCCGCGTCGCAGCACAAGTTACCACTCATGAAAAAATCATTGAAACAACGGTGAAACATGCGAAGCAGGTGAAGCAGCAATTAGTGAAGGAGCGTTTGAAGCTGGTGAAAAAAGGGCTTCAGTCAAATGATGACGATCAAGTGATCATTCAAGATGATTTCAAAGCGCCGGTTGATGACTCGCTGGAAATGGTGGATATTGAAAAAGGACAGACGATCAATGTCCCTGTACACTTTCACAGTGCGAGCGATGCTGTCCCTGTACTGTCGAGAGAACGACCGACAGCTTATCTCGTTTTACCTGGCCATGAAGGGGTAGAACGGAAACTGAAAACCTTAGGGTTAAAAAGCATCACATTGCCTGCCAGTGTAAAAGTGCCAGTACAAGCCTATCAGGTAACAAAACGAGACGAAAAAAGCAAAACAGATATTCAGCTTGAAACAGAGCTCACCCAAAAGAAACGTCAGCTGCCAAAAGGAACAAAGGTATATGTCACGGCGCAGCCGCAAACCAATTTGTTGTCACTTGCCCTTGAACCAGAATCAAAAGACAGCTATATGTCATCTGGATTTATTGCTTCAAAAGTAGGGGATGAACTGCCAGTTTACCGATTCTTGTTATCTCAAAAGACGTTAGGTATTCGATAA
- a CDS encoding phenolic acid decarboxylase, whose product MDQFVGLHMIYTYENGWEYEIYIKNDHTIDYRIHSGMVGGRWVRDQEVNIVKLTKGVYKVSWTEPTGTDVSLNFMPEEKRMHGVIFFPKWVHERPDITVCYQNDYIDLMKESREKYDTYPKYVVPEFADITYIHHAGVNDETIISEAPYEGMTDEIRAGRK is encoded by the coding sequence ATGGATCAATTCGTTGGACTTCATATGATTTATACGTATGAAAATGGCTGGGAATATGAGATTTACATTAAAAATGATCACACCATTGATTACCGTATCCATAGCGGAATGGTTGGAGGCCGCTGGGTCCGTGATCAAGAAGTGAATATTGTGAAACTGACAAAAGGCGTTTACAAAGTCTCTTGGACAGAACCGACTGGGACAGACGTCTCTCTGAACTTTATGCCTGAAGAGAAACGCATGCATGGCGTCATCTTCTTCCCAAAATGGGTGCATGAACGTCCAGATATTACCGTTTGCTATCAAAATGACTACATTGATCTCATGAAAGAATCTCGGGAGAAATACGACACCTATCCGAAATATGTCGTTCCAGAATTTGCGGACATTACGTATATTCATCATGCAGGTGTAAATGACGAAACCATTATCTCCGAAGCACCATACGAAGGCATGACAGATGAAATAAGAGCTGGACGAAAATAA